A stretch of Desulfotalea psychrophila LSv54 DNA encodes these proteins:
- a CDS encoding asparaginase — protein sequence MKNNKIAVFITGGTIGMSPSDSGLGVSPDNNFEQILASLAPRDDIEVEAIFWADIPSPHMTPEHMLQLAHDIDQLLEKNDYSGAVVLHGTDLLAETSFVLNVSLTTSKPVITTGSMRHLGEAGYDGIRNLQNGLIACTSLPPGGDVLVQMADWLFSAQDAIKQDSLSVDPFVSQSRGAVGRIAAGTLILNQNISKRANKIGKKVEGISANVVLVTAYPGMPGSLLINLLNQGIEGLVIEGFGAGNIPPTAVGAVRHILQAGIPVVLASRCIRGGVAPIYDYPGGGAELIDMGCISAGALNGTKALLLLKIAISNQVDRSSLQELFSL from the coding sequence ATGAAAAACAACAAAATTGCAGTGTTCATTACCGGCGGAACCATTGGCATGAGCCCAAGCGATAGTGGACTTGGTGTCTCTCCTGATAATAATTTTGAACAGATCCTGGCAAGCCTTGCCCCTCGGGACGATATTGAAGTAGAGGCCATTTTCTGGGCTGATATTCCCAGCCCACATATGACTCCTGAACATATGCTCCAACTTGCCCACGACATCGACCAACTCCTCGAAAAGAATGACTACTCCGGTGCTGTCGTCCTTCATGGCACAGACCTGCTTGCCGAAACCTCCTTTGTCCTCAATGTCTCCCTGACCACCAGCAAACCTGTTATAACAACAGGATCAATGCGACACCTCGGCGAGGCTGGCTACGATGGAATCCGCAACCTGCAAAATGGCCTCATTGCCTGCACTAGCCTGCCACCAGGCGGTGATGTCCTGGTACAAATGGCTGACTGGTTATTTTCAGCCCAAGATGCCATAAAACAGGACTCCCTCTCCGTGGACCCCTTTGTCAGCCAAAGCAGGGGTGCTGTGGGCAGGATTGCCGCAGGCACCCTGATTCTCAACCAAAATATCAGCAAAAGAGCCAATAAGATCGGCAAAAAAGTAGAAGGGATTTCAGCCAATGTTGTCCTGGTCACCGCCTATCCCGGTATGCCCGGATCACTACTCATCAACCTACTAAACCAAGGGATAGAAGGCCTTGTCATCGAAGGCTTTGGCGCAGGCAATATTCCTCCAACTGCCGTGGGGGCAGTGCGGCATATACTGCAGGCCGGCATTCCCGTTGTCCTGGCAAGCCGCTGCATTCGAGGTGGGGTTGCCCCCATCTATGACTACCCGGGTGGTGGCGCCGAACTCATTGATATGGGCTGTATCTCTGCCGGAGCCCTTAATGGCACCAAGGCCCTGTTGCTCCTCAAAATAGCAATCAGCAACCAGGTAGACAGGAGTTCACTCCAAGAGCTCTTTTCTCTCTAA
- a CDS encoding DEAD/DEAH box helicase — protein sequence MSTQTDLFAQYDKLSSFEQSLLKFLSIVYEPAHTTLIVNCLRKLELKNARGSKPTAANLNHYFNKFEEFGLITAERQCVAEMVETLSKMCIAEDVFDLYAKTIREEAPVSYYYGKWSTRCWRALREMRIGIYTQDFDLIDEASEFLSTQCKEIVPAEPPTVRVIAHPFDADWFRGIPASFQFYLLSTVLQYAQASLSDYPEIHNFISSSEELEHLTDDEKIPFRRLLATQLLMQARSEEAELLVADHTDSFQGTGALGSALFLQGKTDEALQAFENDLQFLRKLSGSEQAAIFGPFGLFHILCLLSAKGKEGFTETASQIGTALSLFAGSAETDSYNFLATVLNSHLNNHNQDDEVAISDESDPTALTLVFAGLCQYWLNSTISPELEQELRNLHDKATLSEYNFFSIVLREILTETKADVEEGKELAEETVNQLETVGQLPKLLPLLKAEEPWRRSLQALISATVTANANDPSQEIRLAWMVATGEKKKKDGKEISLTPREQKLTSSGHWSKGRPMSLSRLYQNTKLTYLTPQDRKICATIKKNYNPETHSTSYSLDRDKTLLALVSHPHLFLANSPTTPVEFVEGEPELLVEERGENLHIRFAQPVSSDNVNYHFETPTRVKVIAINENHRRIGQITGKDGMTVPLSASDQVLTAIGNISSFMTVHSAIAADISQHNHNVTIVEADSSIYMHLIPYGSGFRLEMFVKPFKDGDHYLKPGQGVENIMAEVKGKRLQTKRDLSQEEHKARDIEELCPILDLAVDLEQDNDREWHLQDPDDCLQALTELQAIQDKIIIEWPEGEKLTIAHQISPSNLNLKIRTNRQNWFAMSGEIVIDQDHVIELKDLLVKLKKGSSRFVEIGNGQFIALTQEFKKRLEEMSVFGDDIEGDGNEILIHPLAALPLEKLAEHANTFADQGWKKQLTDIKDVQNYQPVLPTTLQAELRDYQLEGFSWLGRLAHWGVGGCLADDMGLGKTLQSLALILTLSENGPTLVVAPTSVANNWRAEVKKFTPTLKLKVLAHGDRKKTIEDLGSHDLLITTYTLLQQESELLSGVDWQTVVLDEAQAIKNAATKRSKAAMGLKAKFKLITTGTPIENHLGELWNLLHFVNPGLLGTLQSFNENFAIPIERYQDREARTKLKKLIRPFILRRIKSEVLDELPPRTEITLEVQMSEEERHFYEALRQNALDILEGNKDRKGRHLQILTEIMKLRQACCNPRLIDKNTSISSSKMKVFGDVVEELLGGNHKALVFSQFIGHLHIIREYLDERGISYQYLDGSTSSKMREKGVNDFQAGKGDLFLISLKAGGLGLNLTAADYVLHMDPWWNPAIEDQASDRAHRIGQTRPVTVYRLVSKNSIEEKIVKLHQEKRDLAGSLLEGTDISAKMSSDDLLDLIRSDD from the coding sequence ATGTCAACTCAAACCGATTTATTTGCCCAATACGACAAGCTTTCCAGCTTTGAACAATCTCTTTTAAAGTTCCTCTCTATTGTCTATGAGCCCGCTCATACCACACTGATAGTTAATTGTCTGCGCAAGCTTGAGCTGAAAAATGCTCGCGGCAGCAAACCCACTGCGGCCAATTTAAATCATTATTTCAATAAGTTTGAGGAATTTGGTCTTATCACAGCGGAGAGACAATGTGTTGCTGAAATGGTAGAGACACTGAGCAAAATGTGTATTGCTGAAGATGTCTTTGACCTCTATGCCAAGACAATTCGTGAAGAGGCACCAGTTTCCTATTACTATGGTAAATGGTCAACAAGGTGTTGGCGTGCTTTACGCGAGATGAGAATTGGTATCTATACTCAAGACTTTGATCTTATCGATGAGGCCTCAGAGTTTCTCTCCACCCAATGCAAAGAAATTGTCCCGGCAGAGCCACCAACTGTACGAGTCATAGCACACCCATTTGATGCCGATTGGTTCCGGGGAATTCCCGCATCTTTCCAATTTTATCTACTCAGTACAGTTCTGCAATATGCCCAGGCAAGTCTCAGTGACTATCCCGAGATCCACAATTTCATAAGCAGCAGTGAAGAGCTTGAGCACCTCACCGATGACGAGAAAATTCCCTTTCGCAGACTCCTCGCCACCCAGCTCCTTATGCAGGCAAGATCAGAAGAGGCAGAGCTACTTGTTGCCGACCATACCGATTCTTTTCAGGGAACCGGTGCCCTTGGTTCAGCCCTCTTCCTTCAGGGAAAAACCGACGAGGCTCTGCAGGCATTTGAAAATGACCTGCAATTTTTACGTAAACTTAGCGGCAGTGAGCAGGCGGCAATTTTTGGTCCCTTTGGCCTTTTCCACATTCTCTGCCTCCTGAGCGCTAAGGGCAAGGAAGGCTTTACAGAAACGGCCTCCCAGATTGGCACGGCCCTCAGTCTCTTTGCTGGCTCTGCAGAAACAGATTCCTACAATTTTCTGGCAACAGTTCTCAACTCTCATCTCAATAATCATAATCAAGATGATGAAGTTGCTATCTCAGACGAATCTGACCCCACGGCTCTAACCCTTGTCTTTGCTGGCCTCTGTCAATACTGGCTTAACAGTACAATTTCGCCAGAACTTGAACAGGAACTAAGAAATCTCCATGACAAGGCTACTCTAAGCGAATATAATTTTTTCAGCATCGTTCTCAGAGAAATACTTACCGAAACAAAGGCAGACGTCGAAGAGGGTAAAGAATTAGCTGAAGAAACTGTAAATCAATTAGAGACTGTCGGACAATTACCCAAGCTTCTTCCTCTGCTCAAGGCAGAAGAGCCATGGCGTCGAAGCCTTCAGGCATTAATCTCTGCCACAGTTACCGCAAACGCCAATGACCCGAGCCAGGAAATACGCCTTGCCTGGATGGTCGCGACCGGTGAGAAAAAGAAAAAAGATGGCAAAGAGATCTCTCTTACGCCAAGAGAACAAAAGCTGACCAGTTCCGGTCATTGGAGCAAGGGACGGCCGATGTCCCTGAGTCGCCTCTACCAAAATACCAAGCTGACCTATCTCACCCCTCAGGACAGAAAGATCTGCGCAACCATTAAGAAAAACTACAATCCCGAAACCCATAGTACAAGCTACTCTCTTGATCGGGATAAGACATTACTTGCCTTGGTGAGTCACCCCCACCTCTTTCTAGCAAATTCACCCACAACTCCTGTTGAATTTGTTGAAGGTGAGCCAGAACTATTAGTAGAGGAACGAGGTGAAAACCTCCACATCCGCTTTGCTCAGCCCGTTTCAAGTGATAACGTCAATTATCATTTTGAAACCCCGACCCGGGTTAAGGTCATCGCCATCAATGAGAATCACAGGAGAATTGGTCAGATTACCGGCAAGGATGGAATGACTGTGCCCCTGTCAGCAAGTGATCAGGTACTCACTGCCATCGGCAATATCTCCTCTTTTATGACCGTCCACTCCGCTATTGCTGCTGATATAAGCCAACACAATCATAATGTTACCATTGTGGAAGCAGACTCCAGCATCTATATGCACCTCATCCCATACGGCTCCGGATTTCGCCTTGAGATGTTTGTTAAACCTTTCAAAGACGGAGATCATTACCTCAAACCTGGCCAAGGTGTAGAAAATATCATGGCAGAGGTAAAGGGCAAACGTCTCCAGACCAAAAGAGACCTATCACAGGAAGAGCACAAGGCCCGCGATATTGAGGAATTATGTCCAATTCTTGATCTGGCTGTTGACCTCGAACAGGACAACGACCGTGAATGGCATCTCCAGGATCCAGACGATTGTCTCCAGGCACTTACCGAGCTTCAGGCCATACAGGACAAAATCATCATCGAATGGCCCGAAGGAGAAAAACTGACGATCGCCCACCAAATTTCGCCAAGTAATTTAAATCTCAAAATTCGTACCAACCGGCAAAATTGGTTTGCCATGAGTGGAGAGATTGTCATCGACCAGGATCACGTCATAGAGCTCAAGGATCTCCTGGTAAAGCTGAAAAAAGGCTCCAGTAGATTTGTCGAAATTGGTAATGGTCAATTTATCGCTCTTACCCAGGAGTTTAAAAAACGTCTCGAGGAAATGTCCGTTTTTGGCGATGATATTGAAGGTGATGGCAATGAGATCCTTATCCACCCCCTTGCGGCACTTCCCCTTGAAAAACTGGCTGAACATGCCAATACTTTTGCGGATCAGGGTTGGAAAAAACAGCTCACCGACATAAAAGATGTTCAGAACTATCAGCCAGTGCTACCAACAACCCTTCAGGCAGAACTTAGAGATTATCAGCTAGAGGGTTTTAGCTGGCTTGGCCGCCTTGCCCACTGGGGTGTTGGCGGTTGTCTTGCTGATGATATGGGACTTGGTAAGACCCTGCAATCACTTGCTCTTATCTTAACACTTTCTGAGAACGGCCCCACACTTGTTGTGGCTCCGACATCGGTTGCCAATAACTGGAGGGCAGAGGTAAAAAAATTCACCCCTACCCTTAAGCTTAAGGTGCTTGCCCATGGTGATCGCAAAAAAACCATTGAAGATCTCGGCAGCCATGATCTCCTTATCACCACCTATACCCTTCTCCAGCAGGAATCAGAACTCCTCTCCGGGGTAGACTGGCAGACGGTTGTCCTCGATGAGGCTCAGGCAATCAAGAATGCTGCCACTAAGAGATCTAAAGCGGCGATGGGATTAAAGGCCAAATTCAAACTCATCACCACCGGTACACCCATTGAAAATCATCTGGGCGAACTGTGGAACCTGCTTCACTTTGTTAACCCAGGCCTTCTGGGCACCCTACAAAGTTTTAACGAGAATTTTGCTATTCCCATAGAGAGATATCAGGACCGTGAAGCACGAACGAAACTGAAAAAGCTTATTCGTCCCTTCATCCTCCGTCGCATCAAATCCGAGGTACTGGACGAACTGCCACCGCGTACAGAGATCACCTTAGAAGTACAGATGAGTGAAGAGGAGAGACATTTTTACGAAGCTCTTCGCCAGAATGCTCTTGATATACTTGAGGGAAATAAAGATCGTAAGGGAAGACATCTGCAGATTCTGACAGAGATCATGAAGCTCCGTCAGGCCTGTTGCAACCCTCGTCTTATTGACAAAAACACCTCGATCTCCAGTTCCAAAATGAAGGTCTTTGGTGACGTCGTTGAGGAGCTTCTCGGTGGCAACCATAAGGCCCTTGTCTTCAGCCAGTTTATTGGCCATCTACACATCATCCGCGAATATCTGGATGAACGGGGTATCTCCTACCAATATCTTGATGGTAGTACCAGTAGCAAGATGCGAGAAAAAGGCGTTAATGACTTCCAGGCAGGAAAGGGTGATCTCTTTCTGATCAGTCTCAAGGCCGGTGGACTGGGCTTGAACCTTACCGCAGCCGACTACGTCCTACATATGGATCCATGGTGGAACCCTGCCATCGAAGATCAGGCATCCGATCGTGCCCACCGTATTGGGCAAACACGTCCGGTGACCGTTTATCGTCTGGTTTCCAAAAACTCTATTGAAGAAAAGATTGTTAAACTTCACCAGGAGAAACGAGACCTGGCCGGAAGCCTGCTCGAAGGTACCGACATTAGTGCCAAGATGAGTTCCGACGATCTGTTGGACCTTATCCGAAGTGATGACTAG
- a CDS encoding SurA N-terminal domain-containing protein, whose protein sequence is MLQIFRNKAQSIFIQIIVVVIALVFIFWGVGANMMNKSEAAIVVNGEEISLQQFQQAYDQAFQQLSDQFGGKVPKGMADALGLKDQVVNRLVQQELLRQGGKQMGVQLSAVEIQHAIQAMPQFHKDGAFDVKSYNSILAANRLSPSKFEANIRHDMLAEKTARAINEFSAHASDFEIEEFYGQANEGVSVDFASFSPKDFSSQVSVEEPALAQWFKEAKDNYKKSPEVKLTYLAYDYATIQEKISLDEAAINNYYQSHLNTFRLAEKRHARHILFVVSPGDSDEKQQAQLKKAENVLKKAQADEDFAQLARQFSEGPSKSEGGDLGFFARAEMIPPFADAVFTLKNGDISGIVKTNFGYHIIKLEGIQEAKTKSLDKVREQIALSLQQDQAKALAFQLANNAYEGIIGAGNLQAYTKKHPETPAITTDYFSQQNPPANLKDNKLFLEKAFALGKKELSSLLQTDSGYAVIYVDDINTPATPTLAKVRDRATEDYRNYLANELAKKKAEEFLKGLHEGKETFTTLAEQTGVQTEKTDFLLRQGDSGTFPQTLLEQIFLLSPQKTSPDTIGQADGSYYVYSYIGRNTPSASLTAPEKERYISGILNNKQQMLLSAWLIFQQKNAQIERNQSL, encoded by the coding sequence ATGCTTCAGATATTTCGGAACAAAGCACAATCGATATTCATCCAAATCATCGTTGTTGTCATTGCTCTTGTTTTTATCTTTTGGGGAGTTGGTGCCAATATGATGAACAAGTCGGAAGCGGCAATTGTTGTCAATGGTGAAGAAATTAGCCTTCAGCAATTCCAACAAGCATACGACCAGGCCTTCCAACAGCTCAGCGACCAATTTGGCGGCAAAGTTCCAAAGGGAATGGCCGATGCTCTGGGTCTGAAAGATCAGGTTGTGAATCGATTGGTTCAACAGGAATTATTGCGCCAGGGTGGTAAACAGATGGGTGTACAGCTTAGCGCTGTAGAGATCCAACATGCTATCCAGGCTATGCCTCAGTTCCACAAAGATGGTGCCTTTGACGTCAAGTCCTACAACTCAATCCTTGCTGCTAATAGACTCAGCCCAAGCAAATTTGAAGCAAATATTCGTCACGATATGCTCGCCGAGAAAACAGCTAGGGCAATCAATGAGTTCAGTGCCCATGCTTCAGATTTTGAAATAGAAGAATTTTACGGTCAGGCCAACGAAGGCGTTTCCGTCGATTTTGCCAGCTTTTCTCCAAAAGACTTTAGTTCACAGGTAAGCGTTGAAGAACCAGCACTTGCTCAGTGGTTTAAAGAGGCAAAGGATAATTACAAAAAAAGTCCAGAGGTCAAACTCACCTACCTCGCCTATGATTATGCCACAATCCAAGAGAAAATATCTCTTGATGAGGCGGCAATCAATAATTACTACCAGTCACACTTAAACACATTTCGCTTAGCAGAGAAACGTCACGCCCGTCACATTCTCTTTGTGGTCTCTCCAGGAGATAGCGACGAGAAACAACAGGCACAGCTAAAAAAGGCTGAGAACGTCCTGAAAAAGGCTCAGGCAGACGAAGATTTCGCCCAACTAGCCAGGCAATTTTCTGAAGGGCCAAGCAAGAGCGAAGGCGGAGACCTGGGATTTTTTGCCCGCGCTGAAATGATTCCTCCCTTTGCAGATGCTGTCTTTACCCTAAAAAATGGTGACATAAGCGGTATTGTAAAAACCAACTTTGGTTACCATATTATTAAGCTTGAAGGTATCCAAGAGGCCAAAACCAAATCCCTTGACAAGGTGCGGGAGCAGATTGCCCTATCTCTTCAACAGGATCAGGCCAAGGCACTTGCCTTCCAACTTGCCAATAATGCCTACGAAGGAATTATCGGGGCAGGCAATTTGCAAGCATATACAAAGAAACATCCCGAGACGCCTGCAATCACAACAGACTATTTCTCCCAACAAAATCCTCCCGCCAATCTCAAGGACAATAAGCTCTTCTTAGAAAAGGCCTTTGCCTTGGGCAAAAAAGAGCTCAGCTCTCTATTGCAAACAGATTCAGGATATGCGGTTATCTATGTTGATGACATAAATACGCCGGCAACACCGACACTTGCCAAAGTAAGAGACAGAGCAACAGAGGATTATCGTAACTATCTTGCCAATGAACTTGCCAAGAAAAAGGCCGAAGAATTTCTCAAGGGACTGCATGAGGGTAAAGAAACATTTACCACCCTCGCTGAGCAGACAGGAGTTCAAACTGAAAAAACAGACTTCCTCCTTCGCCAAGGTGATAGTGGAACGTTTCCCCAGACCCTTTTGGAACAAATTTTTCTTCTTTCACCACAAAAAACAAGTCCTGATACCATTGGCCAGGCAGACGGTAGCTACTACGTCTACTCCTACATAGGACGCAACACCCCTAGTGCATCTTTGACCGCCCCAGAAAAAGAACGTTATATTTCTGGTATATTAAACAACAAGCAACAGATGCTTCTCTCTGCATGGCTTATCTTTCAGCAAAAAAATGCACAGATTGAACGTAACCAGAGCCTGTAA
- a CDS encoding TusE/DsrC/DsvC family sulfur relay protein, with translation MPTLEHNGSSFQVDEDGFLLTGMEEFNEDWIEYVSSVEGIEELTDEHRKVIDSLQEYYKKNGIAPMVRILSKTTGFPLKRIYELFPSGPGKGACKMAGLPKPTGCV, from the coding sequence ATGCCAACACTTGAACATAATGGATCATCTTTCCAGGTAGACGAAGACGGATTCCTTCTTACAGGAATGGAAGAATTCAACGAAGATTGGATTGAGTACGTAAGTAGCGTTGAAGGTATCGAAGAGTTGACCGACGAGCACAGGAAGGTTATTGATTCTCTTCAAGAGTACTACAAGAAGAACGGAATCGCTCCTATGGTTCGTATTCTTTCTAAGACCACTGGTTTCCCATTAAAGAGAATCTACGAGCTCTTTCCTTCAGGACCAGGAAAGGGAGCTTGTAAAATGGCTGGACTTCCTAAGCCTACAGGTTGTGTATAA
- a CDS encoding bactofilin family protein yields MFGKSTNVESTLKKIDGEAIASIIDKSMTITGEISFKGKTRIDGTVIGNIRGEHLILSESGKIEGNLQLDSFNCFGSLLGNIKTGLLTARKDCCIVGTIESTSLTVEPGAGIEGEVKAALKKQVAPPLPEKKK; encoded by the coding sequence ATGTTCGGTAAATCCACAAATGTTGAAAGCACTTTGAAAAAAATTGACGGCGAAGCAATTGCCTCAATCATTGATAAATCCATGACAATTACTGGAGAAATTTCCTTTAAGGGCAAGACGCGTATTGACGGCACAGTCATAGGAAACATCCGGGGAGAACACCTCATTCTCAGCGAATCAGGCAAAATAGAGGGCAATCTCCAACTAGATTCCTTTAACTGTTTTGGCTCTCTACTCGGTAACATAAAGACAGGTCTCCTCACCGCTAGAAAGGACTGTTGCATCGTCGGTACAATTGAATCGACAAGCCTGACCGTTGAGCCTGGGGCAGGAATTGAAGGAGAGGTAAAGGCCGCTCTGAAAAAACAGGTCGCTCCCCCTTTACCAGAAAAGAAAAAATAA
- a CDS encoding M23 family metallopeptidase, translating into MNDLFHFIIAKDNGKIFRIQLSKRTLYITIASASILLSIFGIATFSSLGLWTSNRYMDNKLSKLENRLGQVQKQLSVVSQKSKSKELQLTQQLSFLKEEKAEQTETFKAEREELISTTISDLKERSKLIEDIMGGIGIKINKIIPKSSRENSGGPYIANTDGAYTPLILQAEKYVQILRTLPLGRPIPGKITSRYGPRADPLNSKAAFHSGVDIRGRRGDKIIATGDGIVEKAFYNGGYGNYVLISHKNGYKTAYGHMKKFLVRKGDKIQRGQTIGLVGNSGRSTGPHLHYEVILNRKTINPSKYLAIKIPKKKRKVAHVR; encoded by the coding sequence ATGAATGATCTATTTCATTTCATTATCGCTAAAGATAATGGCAAGATATTTCGCATCCAACTTTCCAAAAGGACACTGTACATTACCATCGCCAGCGCCTCCATCCTCCTTTCCATATTCGGCATCGCCACATTTTCCTCCCTTGGCCTCTGGACAAGCAATCGCTATATGGATAATAAGCTCAGTAAACTGGAAAACCGGCTTGGGCAGGTCCAAAAGCAACTCTCAGTAGTCAGCCAAAAAAGCAAAAGCAAAGAGCTACAGCTCACTCAACAGCTTTCCTTCCTGAAAGAGGAGAAGGCAGAGCAGACAGAAACATTCAAGGCTGAAAGAGAAGAGCTTATTTCTACAACCATCAGCGACCTCAAGGAACGTAGCAAGCTCATAGAAGATATTATGGGTGGAATAGGTATCAAGATCAATAAAATTATCCCGAAAAGCTCCAGGGAAAACAGCGGTGGTCCCTATATTGCCAACACAGATGGTGCCTACACCCCCCTCATCCTTCAAGCTGAAAAATATGTACAAATACTCCGGACACTTCCTCTAGGCCGACCAATTCCAGGAAAAATAACATCTCGATACGGTCCGCGCGCCGACCCACTCAACAGCAAGGCGGCCTTTCACTCCGGTGTCGACATTCGGGGCAGGAGAGGCGATAAGATCATTGCCACAGGAGACGGCATTGTTGAAAAGGCCTTCTACAACGGCGGCTACGGCAACTACGTGCTCATAAGCCATAAAAATGGCTACAAAACAGCATACGGTCATATGAAAAAGTTTCTTGTAAGAAAGGGTGACAAAATACAGAGAGGCCAGACAATTGGGCTTGTGGGCAACTCCGGCAGATCAACAGGCCCCCACCTTCATTATGAAGTTATCCTGAACAGGAAAACGATAAATCCAAGTAAATATTTAGCTATCAAAATCCCTAAAAAGAAAAGAAAGGTCGCACATGTTCGGTAA
- a CDS encoding ABC-F family ATP-binding cassette domain-containing protein — protein MSHLLSCKELSKAFGARRLFENIDLVIHQGDRIGLVGPNGSGKSTLLKILCTKEDADSGQVLCQKKVRLSYLAQEEIFVDGQSIADNLFHALDGEPLNDIEKHTRVHELLSRAEFEDSSLLVGVLSGGWRKRLSICRSLLVDPDVLIMDEPTNHLDIEGILWLEKLLLSGRTNLAAYLLVSHDRRFLENCTNKIVELSAAYPEGIFQVAGNYSRFLAERATFLEGQALEEERLVNKLRREAEWLSRGPKARSTKARYRIDEAYKLMDKVGEVKARNRMQTDVQIDFDVTGRRTKKLLEASGIGKSYDGRQLFENLDLVLSPGSKLGLLGRNGCGKSTLMKLLAASVEEGGFAPDTGTIRTADKIRIVSFDQNRENINPNISLRRALAPDGDSVVFQDRLIHVVSWAKKFLFDVEQLETPVGQLSGGEQARILIADLMRKPADILLLDEPTNDLDIPSLAVLEESLLEFSGALVLVTHDRFLLDRICDRLLGFGAQDSPIYYASYQQWLEEIAGSRKKVKAPVAAPVANPEKSKNFGAGKLSYMDQREYDGLEEGIASAEALAEELEAEMVLPEVVADAARLGACWEKVEQARAEVDRLYLRWEVLEEKKGGQ, from the coding sequence ATGTCACATTTATTGAGCTGTAAAGAACTTTCCAAGGCCTTTGGAGCAAGAAGGCTTTTTGAGAATATTGATCTTGTTATACATCAGGGAGATCGAATTGGACTTGTGGGCCCTAATGGCTCTGGCAAGTCAACTTTGTTGAAGATACTCTGTACCAAGGAGGATGCGGATAGCGGTCAGGTGCTTTGCCAGAAAAAGGTGCGGTTGAGTTACCTTGCTCAGGAAGAGATCTTTGTTGATGGGCAGAGCATTGCAGACAATCTGTTCCATGCCCTTGATGGAGAGCCTCTGAACGATATTGAGAAGCATACCCGTGTCCATGAGTTGCTTTCCCGGGCGGAGTTTGAGGATTCAAGCCTCCTTGTCGGTGTGCTGTCTGGAGGTTGGAGAAAACGTCTCTCTATCTGTCGCTCTCTGCTGGTTGATCCGGATGTCCTTATCATGGATGAGCCCACAAACCATCTTGATATTGAAGGGATCTTGTGGCTTGAAAAACTTTTACTCAGTGGTAGAACGAATCTTGCTGCCTATCTGCTAGTGAGTCATGATCGAAGGTTTTTAGAAAATTGTACCAATAAAATCGTTGAACTTTCTGCCGCCTACCCAGAGGGCATTTTTCAAGTTGCTGGTAACTATTCCCGCTTTTTGGCCGAGCGTGCTACTTTCTTAGAGGGGCAGGCCTTGGAGGAGGAGCGCCTGGTTAATAAGCTTCGCAGGGAGGCTGAATGGCTGAGTCGAGGCCCCAAGGCGAGGAGTACCAAGGCTCGTTATCGTATCGATGAGGCCTATAAGCTCATGGATAAGGTCGGTGAGGTAAAAGCCCGTAATCGAATGCAAACGGATGTGCAAATCGACTTCGATGTGACGGGGCGTCGGACCAAGAAGCTTTTGGAGGCCTCGGGTATTGGTAAGAGCTATGATGGAAGACAGCTCTTTGAAAACCTTGATCTGGTTCTCTCGCCGGGTAGTAAACTTGGTTTGCTGGGTCGCAACGGTTGTGGCAAATCAACCCTGATGAAGTTACTTGCTGCCAGCGTGGAAGAGGGTGGCTTTGCTCCGGATACCGGCACAATCCGTACAGCAGATAAGATTCGTATTGTCTCCTTTGATCAAAATAGAGAAAATATTAATCCGAACATCAGCCTGCGTCGGGCCCTTGCCCCGGATGGAGACTCCGTTGTCTTTCAGGATCGTCTGATTCATGTTGTCTCTTGGGCTAAGAAGTTTCTCTTTGATGTGGAGCAGTTGGAAACCCCTGTAGGACAGCTCTCGGGTGGCGAGCAGGCTAGGATTTTAATTGCCGACCTTATGCGTAAACCTGCTGATATTCTGCTTTTAGATGAGCCCACCAACGATCTTGATATTCCCTCTTTGGCTGTGCTTGAGGAGAGTCTCTTGGAGTTTAGTGGAGCCCTGGTGCTTGTGACTCATGATCGTTTTCTTCTTGATCGTATCTGTGATAGATTACTCGGTTTTGGCGCTCAGGACAGTCCTATTTATTATGCAAGCTATCAACAGTGGTTGGAAGAAATTGCCGGGTCGAGGAAAAAGGTGAAGGCCCCCGTCGCTGCCCCTGTCGCTAACCCGGAGAAGAGCAAAAATTTTGGTGCCGGCAAGCTCTCCTATATGGATCAGCGCGAGTACGACGGTCTTGAAGAGGGGATTGCCTCTGCCGAGGCCCTGGCTGAGGAGCTTGAGGCCGAGATGGTTTTGCCGGAGGTTGTGGCCGATGCAGCCCGTTTGGGCGCGTGTTGGGAGAAGGTTGAGCAGGCGCGGGCAGAGGTAGATCGTCTCTATCTGCGTTGGGAGGTGTTGGAAGAGAAGAAGGGTGGCCAGTAA